The proteins below are encoded in one region of Anaerosporomusa subterranea:
- a CDS encoding small, acid-soluble spore protein, alpha/beta type, with amino-acid sequence MKGKIDTMEELDASLPDKHKVAEELGIPLDQGDNGNLTTREVGKIGGKIGGEKVKKMIAMAESYMVENAEHETTEAKAERRTEHTI; translated from the coding sequence ATGAAAGGCAAAATCGACACAATGGAAGAATTAGATGCTTCCTTGCCTGACAAACACAAAGTCGCTGAAGAGTTAGGAATACCTCTGGATCAAGGAGACAATGGAAACCTAACAACCAGAGAAGTTGGTAAGATTGGTGGAAAGATTGGCGGCGAGAAAGTGAAAAAAATGATCGCAATGGCCGAGTCTTATATGGTGGAGAATGCAGAACACGAAACTACTGAAGCGAAAGCAGAAAGAAGAACTGAACATACTATTTGA
- a CDS encoding asparaginase: MQPLVVLTRTRHVESVHTGYVCIVDSSNNLLASIGDSSQKIFLRSSAKPFQAVAAVSSGATGHYGITSEELAVMCASHSGEEIHRKTVQSILTKVGLAESDLECGAANPYNQETNEWLTRHREKPTSLYNCCSGKHAGMLLLCKFLGYPTENYIAPDHPVQRHIFQTMAELLGCSAEDIILGEDGCGVPNCLITLRQAAYLYALLAGPGHSHEYKQALAKIKEAILANPLMISGTGEFCTELMQNSDGKVVGKVGGEGVYGLGIVGTDKGICIKIADGNERAVYPVVVRVLRQLGVFDQAAEDRLHKWAYPPVNNHRGKMVGHTLPVFDIYNSLRNFSLASGDEYDLEGENDETSGSCHA, translated from the coding sequence ATGCAGCCGTTAGTAGTGTTAACAAGAACGAGGCATGTCGAAAGTGTGCATACCGGATACGTATGTATCGTGGATTCTTCTAATAATTTGCTTGCTAGTATTGGCGACAGTTCCCAAAAGATATTTCTGCGATCATCGGCCAAACCGTTCCAAGCTGTAGCAGCCGTTAGTTCCGGAGCAACCGGCCATTACGGAATCACATCCGAAGAACTGGCTGTTATGTGCGCGTCCCATAGCGGAGAGGAAATACACCGGAAAACTGTTCAATCGATTTTGACCAAAGTGGGATTAGCAGAGAGTGACCTGGAGTGCGGCGCAGCTAACCCCTATAATCAAGAGACCAACGAGTGGCTTACTCGCCACCGAGAAAAGCCAACATCGCTTTATAACTGTTGCTCAGGGAAGCATGCGGGGATGCTTTTACTCTGCAAGTTCCTCGGCTATCCCACGGAAAACTATATTGCGCCTGACCACCCGGTTCAGCGGCACATCTTTCAAACCATGGCAGAACTGCTGGGCTGTTCAGCGGAAGATATCATTTTGGGCGAGGATGGTTGTGGCGTTCCGAACTGTCTGATAACCCTAAGGCAGGCAGCCTACCTCTACGCACTCCTTGCCGGGCCGGGTCACAGCCATGAGTACAAACAGGCTTTGGCGAAGATAAAGGAAGCGATACTGGCAAATCCGCTAATGATTAGTGGGACTGGCGAGTTCTGCACAGAGCTGATGCAAAACTCCGACGGTAAAGTTGTCGGTAAAGTTGGCGGTGAAGGAGTTTATGGCTTGGGTATAGTGGGGACAGATAAAGGTATTTGCATTAAAATTGCCGATGGCAACGAAAGAGCCGTTTATCCCGTGGTTGTCCGAGTCCTGCGTCAATTGGGCGTTTTTGATCAAGCAGCGGAAGACCGGTTGCACAAGTGGGCTTATCCGCCTGTTAATAACCATCGCGGAAAGATGGTCGGCCATACCCTGCCAGTATTTGATATATATAACTCGCTCAGGAACTTCAGCTTAGCTTCCGGTGACGAATACGACCTCGAAGGTGAAAATGATGAAACCTCTGGTAGCTGTCACGCGTAA
- a CDS encoding asparaginase, with the protein MMKPLVAVTRNGYIESLHWGLVCAADADGKVVFAIGDSETKMFFRSSAKPIQAIPMIQAGAASAYGFTAEEIALACASHTGTPSHQKVTASMLAKIGLVEENLHCGIMRPYDEEEDRRLLTERLEPSLLHCSCSGKHAAMLALAKYRGHSVDNYHQSEHPVQQEIIQMVARFANEDQANITVATDGCGAPIYLLPARKIAMSYARLVQWAQNEHHQLHEACRTVVQSMTAHPEMVSGEKEFCAALMRNTGGRIVAKVGAEAVYCLGIRDRHIGICVKIGDGNERAVYPAVLQVLRELGGLKDDEFSRLEEWYHIPVLNNLGQRVGEIRPALGAVRLGLSVS; encoded by the coding sequence ATGATGAAACCTCTGGTAGCTGTCACGCGTAATGGGTATATTGAAAGCCTGCACTGGGGATTAGTATGTGCGGCAGACGCCGACGGTAAGGTAGTCTTTGCCATCGGTGACTCGGAGACGAAGATGTTCTTCCGCTCGTCGGCAAAACCAATCCAAGCTATCCCGATGATTCAGGCCGGTGCTGCTAGTGCGTATGGTTTTACTGCCGAGGAAATTGCCCTGGCCTGCGCATCCCACACAGGAACTCCTTCCCATCAAAAGGTCACGGCAAGTATGCTGGCGAAAATTGGTCTGGTTGAAGAGAATCTTCACTGCGGCATTATGCGCCCCTATGACGAGGAAGAGGACAGACGGCTTCTGACGGAGCGGCTGGAGCCGTCGCTGTTGCACTGCAGTTGCTCAGGCAAGCATGCGGCAATGCTGGCTCTGGCTAAGTACAGGGGGCATTCCGTGGATAACTATCACCAGTCAGAACATCCTGTCCAGCAGGAAATCATCCAGATGGTTGCTCGGTTCGCTAATGAAGACCAGGCGAATATCACTGTCGCGACCGATGGTTGCGGGGCACCCATATATCTTCTCCCGGCCAGAAAAATCGCCATGTCGTATGCGCGACTTGTGCAATGGGCTCAAAATGAGCATCATCAATTACATGAGGCGTGCCGCACTGTAGTGCAGTCAATGACCGCGCATCCAGAGATGGTAAGCGGCGAGAAGGAGTTTTGCGCGGCCTTGATGCGGAATACAGGAGGAAGGATCGTCGCCAAGGTTGGCGCTGAGGCCGTATATTGTTTGGGAATACGGGATAGGCACATTGGTATATGCGTTAAGATCGGCGATGGCAATGAGCGGGCGGTATATCCGGCCGTACTTCAGGTCCTGCGAGAACTAGGCGGACTAAAAGATGATGAATTTTCACGGCTGGAGGAATGGTATCACATCCCAGTCCTGAATAATCTAGGTCAGAGGGTAGGAGAGATAAGGCCGGCATTAGGCGCTGTTAGGTTAGGCTTGTCAGTTAGTTAG
- a CDS encoding (deoxy)nucleoside triphosphate pyrophosphohydrolase — translation MLEVTAAIILKADSVFIAKKGAEGRFAGLWEFPGGKIDPGETAEDCVKRELLEEFLITIEIVKPFCEIIHTFPEGQLRIHALFCRWVAGDIHLTEHTEYIWAPLMQLDRYQFTPGDCLLAKKLMNASIKNCE, via the coding sequence ATGCTAGAAGTAACTGCCGCGATTATACTGAAAGCAGATAGCGTCTTCATTGCCAAGAAGGGGGCCGAGGGCCGCTTTGCTGGGTTATGGGAATTCCCCGGCGGTAAAATTGATCCGGGCGAAACGGCCGAAGACTGTGTTAAACGCGAATTACTAGAAGAGTTTTTGATTACCATCGAAATCGTTAAACCGTTCTGCGAGATCATTCATACGTTTCCTGAAGGACAACTCCGCATTCACGCACTCTTTTGCCGCTGGGTAGCAGGAGACATTCACTTAACGGAGCACACAGAATACATCTGGGCACCGCTTATGCAACTTGATCGTTACCAGTTTACGCCGGGCGACTGTCTGTTGGCCAAAAAGCTGATGAACGCGTCAATAAAGAATTGCGAATAA